In Chitinivibrionales bacterium, a single genomic region encodes these proteins:
- a CDS encoding DUF86 domain-containing protein translates to MKLDDRVRLTHMLEASRDAISFSGSMTEDELSENRMVLQAIVRSIEIIGEAASQVSQAYRAKHPEIPWKDIVGMRNRLIHAYFEIDPELVYSTVQHDLPILVGQLEKLSPE, encoded by the coding sequence ATGAAACTTGATGATAGAGTCCGTTTAACTCATATGCTTGAAGCTTCACGTGATGCAATTTCTTTTTCCGGCTCCATGACCGAGGATGAGCTTTCCGAAAACCGAATGGTTCTCCAGGCAATTGTACGCTCAATAGAGATAATTGGTGAAGCCGCTTCGCAGGTATCGCAAGCTTATCGGGCAAAACATCCTGAAATCCCCTGGAAAGATATTGTTGGAATGCGCAACAGATTGATTCATGCATATTTCGAAATCGATCCGGAACTGGTCTACAGTACAGTTCAGCATGATCTTCCAATTCTTGTTGGACAATTGGAAAAACTTTCGCCGGAATGA
- a CDS encoding nucleotidyltransferase, with amino-acid sequence MIYKLEQKIDRRHLEQFCHKNHIRKLSLFGSALHGELRPESDIDILVEFDKGHVPGLITLAGMENALTEMLGRKVDLRTPRDLSRHFREDVLREADVQYET; translated from the coding sequence ATGATATATAAGCTCGAACAAAAAATTGACCGACGGCATCTTGAACAATTTTGTCACAAGAACCATATACGGAAATTATCGCTGTTTGGATCAGCACTCCATGGCGAATTGCGACCGGAAAGCGATATTGATATTCTTGTGGAATTCGATAAGGGGCATGTTCCCGGCCTGATCACGCTTGCAGGGATGGAGAATGCATTGACGGAGATGCTCGGCCGAAAGGTGGATTTGAGAACCCCTCGCGATTTAAGCCGCCATTTTCGTGAAGATGTTCTTCGAGAAGCGGATGTGCAGTATGAAACTTGA
- a CDS encoding aldo/keto reductase — protein sequence MKTGKLGTHGPKITECGLGCWQLGGGWGNPWDNAVAQEILTASYDSGVRFFDTADVYGNGESERSVGMFRKSHPDIIVATKLGRAGIFPDGYSRSSLREATEKSLKRLGVGKIDVTQLHCVPMEILREGAVFDWLREQQDDGLIERFGASVETVEEGLICLEQEGLTSLQVIFNIFRQKPLKELFVKAQEKGVGIIVRLPLASGLLSGKMTKETSFREGDHRNFNRDGQSFNVGETFAGIKYEKGVELADQLKAMVPENMTMVQMALRWILDYDAVSTVIPGASRPSQARENARISDMPPLSAELHERLSIFYEKEVHEHVRGPY from the coding sequence ATGAAAACCGGAAAACTCGGCACCCACGGTCCAAAAATAACCGAATGCGGCCTCGGCTGTTGGCAGTTGGGCGGCGGATGGGGCAACCCGTGGGACAATGCTGTTGCGCAGGAAATTCTGACGGCATCCTATGATTCGGGAGTGCGGTTTTTCGATACCGCCGATGTTTACGGCAATGGAGAGAGCGAGCGGTCGGTCGGCATGTTCCGCAAAAGTCACCCGGATATCATCGTGGCGACCAAGCTTGGCCGGGCCGGGATATTTCCCGACGGCTACAGCCGCTCCTCGCTCCGTGAAGCAACCGAAAAGTCGCTGAAACGCCTCGGAGTCGGGAAAATCGATGTAACGCAGCTCCATTGTGTTCCGATGGAAATTCTCCGTGAGGGAGCAGTGTTCGACTGGCTTCGGGAGCAGCAGGATGATGGTCTTATCGAGCGGTTCGGTGCGAGCGTTGAGACGGTCGAAGAAGGCCTTATCTGTTTAGAGCAGGAAGGACTCACGTCACTACAGGTAATCTTCAACATTTTCAGGCAGAAACCCCTCAAAGAACTCTTTGTCAAGGCGCAGGAAAAAGGTGTCGGCATTATCGTGCGACTTCCACTGGCCAGCGGGCTTCTGTCCGGCAAAATGACAAAGGAGACCTCGTTCAGGGAAGGCGATCACAGGAATTTCAACCGTGACGGCCAGTCATTCAATGTGGGGGAGACTTTCGCCGGGATCAAATACGAAAAAGGCGTGGAGCTTGCAGATCAGCTCAAAGCAATGGTTCCCGAAAATATGACCATGGTTCAGATGGCATTGCGGTGGATTTTAGATTATGATGCCGTATCGACAGTCATTCCGGGTGCAAGCAGACCATCGCAGGCACGGGAAAATGCCCGTATTTCAGATATGCCGCCGCTTTCTGCGGAATTGCATGAGCGATTGTCAATTTTTTATGAGAAGGAAGTTCATGAGCATGTGCGGGGGCCGTATTGA